The Gordonia iterans DNA window GCCTGTCCGAGGCCGCGCGTCTGGCCGCTGCCGCCCCGAGCCCGGCGTTCGTCGACATCGACGTGCTGCTGGCCGGCTCGGTGAACGAGGCCTTCCTGGCGTTCACCGAGCAGCGCCCCGGCTGGTCGCCGGGTGCACGCGTCGAGGCGATCGTGCACCCGGGCACCGCCGCGACGCTCGCCGGGCTGCTGTGGGACATCTGGGCGGCACGCGTGGCACCGGGCGTAACGCTCTACGCCACCGATCCCGCCGCGCTGACCGAACGCCTGCTCACGGAGGTGGTGCCGCTGCTCGCCGCCCGCGGACTGACCCTCGAGCTGTCGGACGCCGCGACCTCCGCCGCCTGACGGTACTGGTTTCGACTCGCTGCGCTCGCTCAACCATCGAAACACGAACGCTCGCTCAACCATCGACCATGGAGCCACGCCTTCCCGGCGGTTGAGCGAGCACAGCGAGTCGAAACCAGTACCGCGACTACTCAGCGAAGGCCTCCACCCAAGGGCAGCTACACACAAAGCCATCGACCATGGAGCCACGCCTTCCCGGCGGTTGAGCGAGCACAGCGAGTCGAAACCAGTACCGCGACTACTCAGCGAAGGCCTCCACCCAAGGGCAGCTACACACAAAGCCATCGACCATGAGGCCACGCCTTCCCGGCGGTTGGGCGAGCACAGCGAGTCGAAACCAGTACCGCGACTACTCCGCGAAGGCCTCCACCCAAGGGCAGCTACACACGAAGCCATCGACCATGGAGCCACGCCTTCTCGGCGGTTGAGCGAGCGCAGCGAGTCGAAACCAGTACCGCGACTACTCGGCGAAAGCCTCCACCGAGGGGCAGCTGCACACCAGGTTGCGGTCGCCGAAAGCGTTGTCTATGCGCCGCACCGACGGCCAGATCTTGGCGCGCGCGCCAGCCGACGGCAGACCGGCCGGATAGACGGCGGTGAGCCGGTCGTACGCCTTGTCCCACTCGGCGGTCAGGCACTCGGCGGTGTGCGGGGCGCCGGCCAGCGGATTGTCGTCCACGGACCAGGTGCCGTCGGCGACCTTCGCGATCTCGCCCCGGATGGCGGTCATCGCATCGACGAACGCATCCAGTTCGGCCAGGTTCTCACTCTCGGTCGGCTCCACCATCAGGGTGTTGGCCACCGGGAAGCTCATCGTAGGAGCGTGGAATCCGTAGTCCGCCAACCGCTTGGCCACATCGTCGACGCTGACCCCGGTCTCCTTGATCAGATCGCGCAGATCGAGGATGCATTCGTGCGCCACCCAGCCGTTCTCGTCGGTGTAGAGCACCGGGAAGTGATCGGCGAGCCGTCGCGCGATGTAGTTGGCCGAGGCGATGGCCGTGAGCGTCGCGGTCCGCAGTCCCACCGCACCCATCATCGCGATGTAGGCGTAGGTGATCGGCAGGATCGACGCGGAACCGTACGGCGCCGCCGAGATGGTGATCCCGGTGTCCGGCAGCTCCGGTGCGAGCGGGTGGCTGGGCAGGAAGGCGGCCAGGTGCTCGCGCACCGCCACCGGGCCGACGCCCGGACCGCCGCCGCCGTGCGGGATGCAGAACGTCTTGTGCAGGTTCAGATGCGAGACGTCGCCACCGAACCGGCCCGGCCGGGCCAGCCCGACGAGCGCGTTCAGATTGGCGCCGTCGACGTACACCTGCCCGCCGGCGTCGTGCACCGCCGCGCAGATCTCGGTCACCTCGTCCTCGAAGACACCGTGCGTGCTCGGGTAGGTGATCATGATGCCGGCGAGCTCGTCGCGGTGCTTGGCGATCTTGGCCCGCAGATCATCGGTGTCGACGTCACCGTTCTCCCGGCAGCCGACCACCACCACGCGCATGCCCGCCATCACCGCGGACGCGGCATTGGTGCCGTGCGCGCTCGACGGGATCAGGCAGACGTCGCGGGCGTCGTCGCCGCGCGACAGGTGGTACTTGCGAATCGCCAGCAGGCCGGCGTACTCGCCCTGCGAGCCGGCGTTCGGCTGCAGGCTCACCCGGTCGTAGCCGGTGATCGCGACCAGCCAGGACTCCAGATCGGTGATCAGCGTACGGATGCCCTCGCTGTCGCTCAGCGGCGCGAAGGGGTGCAGACCGCCGAACTCGGGCCAGGTGATCGGCTCCATCTCGGTGGTCGCGTTGAGCTTCATGGTGCACGAGCCGAGCGGGATCATGCTGCGGTCGAGGGCGATGTCCTTGTCCGACAGCATGCGCAGGTAACGCAGCATGGCGGTCTCGGTGCGGTGCAGGTGGAACGCCGGGTGCGTCAGGTACGACGATGTGCGGTCGGCGATCGGCGCGGCGAACTCGGCGGGCTCGGCGTCCGCCGCGCGCAGGATCTCCAGCACGTCGGCGACATCGGTCTCGGTGGTGGTCTCGTCGCAGGCGATGCCGACGCGATCAGCGTCGATCAGCCGCAGATTGATGCCCTTGTCCGCCTTGGCCGCGGCGACCACGGCCTCGGCCTCGCCGGGGACCTCGACCACCACGGTGTCGAAGAACTTCGCGTGCGTGACGGTGCGACCGGCGCCGGTGAGACGGTTCGCCAGCTCGGCGGCGCGGCCGTGCACCCGCTCGGCGATCGCCTTGAGACCGGCCGGTCCGTGGTACGACGCGTACATTGCGGCGAGCACCGCCAGGAGCACCTGCGCGGTACAGATGTTGCTGGTGGCCTTCTCCCGCCGGATGTGCTGTTCGCGCGTCTGCAGTGACAGCCGGTAGGCGAGGTTGCCGTCGGCGTCCTTGGATACGCCGACCAGGCGGCCCGGCAGCTGACGGGTCAGCTTGGTGTGCACGGCGAGGTAGCCCGCGTGCGGGCCGCCGAAGCCCATCGGGACGCCGAATCGCTGAGTGGTGCCGAAGCAGGCGTCGGCGCCTTGCTCGCCGGGCGGGGTGATCAGCGTGGCTGCGAGCAAGTCGAGCCCTGCGGCGACCAGGGCGCCGCGCTGGTGGGCGGCGGCGATGATCGGGGCTGCGTCGACGATCCGGCCGCTCGCCCCGGGCACCTGCAGGATGACGCCGAAGAACTCACCGTCCGGGAGCCCGGCATCCTCAGCGGACGGATCCAGCGCCGCTTCGACCACCTCGATGCCCAGCGGCTCGGCGCGGGTGTCGATGAGGGCGCGGGTCTGCGGGAACAGGTCGGCATCGACCACGAGGCGCGGGGACTTGGACTTGCCGGCCCGCCGCAGCAGCGTCATCGCCTCGGCGGCCGCGGTGGCCTCGTCGAGCATCGATGCGCCGGCCACTTCCATCCCGGTGAGGTCTGCGACCATCGTCTGGAAGTTCAACAGCGCCTCCAGGCGGCCCTGGCTGATCTCCGGCTGGTACGGCGTGTACGCGGTGTACCAGGCCGGATTCTCCACGATGTTCCGCTTGAGCACGGCGGGCGTGAAGGTGTCGTAGTAGCCGAGGCCGATCATGCTCCGGGCCACGGTGTTTCGCTCGGCGAGCTCACGCAGGCGCCGGGTGGTCTGGGCTTCGGTCAGCGGAGCATCGAGCGCGGCGAGCGCCCCGGCCGGGTCGGCGATGGCCGCCGGAACCACGGCGGAGGCGAGGTCGTCGAGCGAGTCGAGGCCGAGCACCTCGAGGATGCGGGCGGTCTCGGCGGCGTCGGGGCCCAGATGGCGGGCGGCGAATTCGGGAAGCGACACGGAGTCGGGGGACATGGGGCGACCTTTCGACAGGCTCAAGGAGCAAGCTGGGCTCAAGCAGCACGCTGGGCTCAAGAGCAAGCTGGGCTCAGCGAGCAGCTGGTCAGATCCGGACGCACGCCGGATGCGGGCCCTCCCCCTCTGTCCTATCGCGGCGAGCGCGATGCCTGAGAGATTCAGCGGCGGCCGTCGACGACCTCGCCTTTCACCGTGGGCGGACGGGCGGACCCGTCGCTTTCCAGAGACGCCGGCAGCTGCCACGGTCCGGGTGCCTGAGAGTTTGACGGAGAGGTGTTGCTCCTTCGGCGGCCCCATGAAGGGACGCTCTCCCGCAGCGCAGCGACGTGCGCCCAGTGTACCGGGTGGTCTCGGCGGTGTCGGAGCGGCGTGGGGCTCGGCCGGTGCGTGCTAGCCGGTGCGGCGGGTCCGGTTTTTGCGTCGTGCGGCGAGTTCGTCCTCCGGAGCGGTCTCGGAGACGCCTCCGTCCGCGCGCTCGCCGGGGAAGTCGACGATGGTGCCGGTCAGCTCACGCATGGCGCCGGAGACGGCGATCCCGAACACGCCCTGGCCGCCCTGCAGCAGGTCGACCACCTCCTCGGCGGAGGTGCATTCGTAGACGGTGGTGCCGTCGGAGAACAGGGTGATCTTGGAGAGGTCCTCGACGCCGCGCTGACGCAGATGGTCGACGGCGACGCGGATGTTCTGGAGCGAGATCCCGGTATCGAGCAGGCGCTTGACGATCTTCAGAATCAAGATGTCCTTGAACGAGTACAGCCGCTGGCTGCCCGAGCCGGCCGCACCGCGAATGGACGGCACCACCAGCGAAGTGCGGGCCCAGTAGTCGAGCTGACGGTAGGTGATCCCGGCGATCTGGCAGGCGCTCGGCACCCGATACCCCACCAGTTCGTCGGGGACGGTGTCGTTCGGAAACAGGCCGGGGGCGACCTCGTCCAGCCCACCCTGGACGGGCACGGTGACCTGATCCTCGAGCGCGGTCTGGTCCTCCGGACGCGGATCGGACGGCTGATCGCCCACGGTGTCTCCCTCACGCAAAAGTCGGACCGGCGGATGGGGTCCCTCATTCGAGGATACTCCGCTTCCGGCCTGGGTAACTGTCGCCTTTGAAACTAGGGACTCGCCACGTCCGGCACAACGCGACGCGCGGGTAAGCCTCAACCTAAAGTTCAGGTGTAGATCAATGGTGACCGCGCAGAGACCGCTCCGTGACCCTCGGTCACGAGGTGCCGGGGTTCTCCGGGCCGAGGAAATCTTCCGGCGAGACGTGATCGAGGAACTCCCGGAACGCCTCGAGCTCCTCCTCGGTCGGAGCCTCGTCACCGCCGGCACCGTCTTCCTCGGGCATGTCGAGACCGGCGTCGGCGAGCACTTCCTCACTGGCGACGATGGCGGCGCCGACCCGCATCGCGACGGCGATCGCGTCCGAGGGGCGTGCCGAGACGACGACGCCCGAATCGAACACCATCTCGGCGAAGAAGGTGCCCTCCTGCATGTCCACGATCCGGACCTGGCTGAGTTCCTGATCGAAGGCCGCGCAGAGATTCACGATCAGATCGTGCGTCAGCGGACGCGGCGGCTCGATTCCCCGCTGCTGCAAGGCGATCGACGCCGCTTCGCTCTGTCCGATCCAGATCGCGAGGTATCGCGGCCCCTCCGCCTCCCGGAGCAGCAGCACGGGCTGGTTCTGCGGAGCATCCACCCGGATGCCGACGATTCGCATCTCACCCATGGTTCGCTCCTTCTCGTCGTGCCGGCCGGCCCGAAACCGGTCAGTCGAGGACGCCGCGCACGGCGGCCTTCACCAACTGAGTATGCAGCGTCACCGACAGCGCCGCCATCTCCCGGATCAGCTCCTCGGCGCGGTCACGCGCACCGGTGCCCTTGCCCTTGGCGATGGGGCTGGCGATCTGCGCGACGAGCCCGGCCTCGCGATCCGCACTCACCTTGAAGGCCCGCAGATGCCGGGTCTCCAGACCGAAGTTGGCCAGGGCGGCCGCCGCTTCGACCAGGCGCACGGCGTCTTCGTCGAAGAAGCCCCCGGGCCCGGCCGACAGCAGGCTGTTGCGCATCAGTTCCGAGATGAACGCCGAGTCGACCCCGGTCCGCTCGATCAGCGCCTCCCGCGACACGCGGCCGCCGCGCTCGGAGAAGTCGGTGGCCGGAGCCACCGCGGTCCGGGCGGAGGAGAGCAGCCGCGTACTCGGCGCCTGCACCCCCGATGCGTCGATGGCGTCGAGCTGCTCCTTGATCACCTTCAGCGGCAGGTACCGGTCCCGCTGCGCGGTGAGCACGAAGCGCAGGCGCTCGCAGTCCGCATCCGAGAACCGGCGGTAGCCCGACGGCGCCCGGTCAGGTGTGACCAGCCCCTCGGCCTCCAGGAACCGGATCTTGGAGATGGTGACATCCGGGAAGTCCTCGCGCAGGATCGCCAAAACCGCGCCGATCGACATCGACCGGTCGCCCGAATGCGGACGCGCGTCGTCCGCGCGTGCTGCGTTGCCCGTCACAACCGTGTCGAGGCTCAGTCGCCGGCCCGCGGACCGGACAGGAACACCAGCCGGAACTTGCCGATCTGGACCTCGTCGCCGCTGGAGAGGGTCGCGTCGTCGACCGGCTCGCGGTTGACGTACGTGCCGTTCAGGCTGCCCACGTCCACGACCTTGAAGTCGTTGCCGGACAGGCGGAACTCCGCGTGGCGGCGGCTGACCGTGACGTCGTCGAGGAAGATGTCGCTGTCCGGGTGACGGCCGGCCGCGGTGGTCGGCTGGTCGAGCAGGAAGCGGGAACCGGCGTTCGGGCCGCGCTTGACCACCAGCAGAGCCGTACCGGGCAGCAGACGCTCGACGCCGGTATCGGCCGGCTCCGGACTCGTCGCCGGCGCGTCGATCTCCTTGATGAACTCTTCGCGGAAGACCGAGGTGGTCTCCACCGGGGCTTCAAAACCGTCGTCGTTACCGCTCACCACTACTCCTTCGCCGGCCCTCGGGCCGGTCCGTTCAGCACAAAAATGGCAGCAGACGCTTCTCTCCGTTGAGTGCGTCCGCGGGTGGTTCTCTCACTGGAGAACCTACCGGTTCCCACCCGTCGCCGTCAGCGAGTCGCCGACGTTCGGGTTCGGGTCGAATCTTACTTCCCGCGAGTCCGCCGGTCTCAGTCGGCGATGACCTCGCGGTATCCGTCGGCGTCGAGCAGCGCCGACAACAGCGCGTCGAGGTCGGCCTCGTCGGCGACCGTGATCTCCAGCAGCCAGCCGTCCCCGTACGGATCGGAGTTGACCAGCTCCGGCGCGGCCTCGACGGCGTCGTTGACCGCGGAGACCGTGCCGGCCAGTGGACCGTAGATGTCCGAGACGCTCTTGTGCGACTCGATCTCGGCGAAGGACTCGCCCTCGACCACCTCGGAGTCGACCTCCGGCAGCTGAAC harbors:
- the gcvP gene encoding aminomethyl-transferring glycine dehydrogenase; the encoded protein is MSPDSVSLPEFAARHLGPDAAETARILEVLGLDSLDDLASAVVPAAIADPAGALAALDAPLTEAQTTRRLRELAERNTVARSMIGLGYYDTFTPAVLKRNIVENPAWYTAYTPYQPEISQGRLEALLNFQTMVADLTGMEVAGASMLDEATAAAEAMTLLRRAGKSKSPRLVVDADLFPQTRALIDTRAEPLGIEVVEAALDPSAEDAGLPDGEFFGVILQVPGASGRIVDAAPIIAAAHQRGALVAAGLDLLAATLITPPGEQGADACFGTTQRFGVPMGFGGPHAGYLAVHTKLTRQLPGRLVGVSKDADGNLAYRLSLQTREQHIRREKATSNICTAQVLLAVLAAMYASYHGPAGLKAIAERVHGRAAELANRLTGAGRTVTHAKFFDTVVVEVPGEAEAVVAAAKADKGINLRLIDADRVGIACDETTTETDVADVLEILRAADAEPAEFAAPIADRTSSYLTHPAFHLHRTETAMLRYLRMLSDKDIALDRSMIPLGSCTMKLNATTEMEPITWPEFGGLHPFAPLSDSEGIRTLITDLESWLVAITGYDRVSLQPNAGSQGEYAGLLAIRKYHLSRGDDARDVCLIPSSAHGTNAASAVMAGMRVVVVGCRENGDVDTDDLRAKIAKHRDELAGIMITYPSTHGVFEDEVTEICAAVHDAGGQVYVDGANLNALVGLARPGRFGGDVSHLNLHKTFCIPHGGGGPGVGPVAVREHLAAFLPSHPLAPELPDTGITISAAPYGSASILPITYAYIAMMGAVGLRTATLTAIASANYIARRLADHFPVLYTDENGWVAHECILDLRDLIKETGVSVDDVAKRLADYGFHAPTMSFPVANTLMVEPTESENLAELDAFVDAMTAIRGEIAKVADGTWSVDDNPLAGAPHTAECLTAEWDKAYDRLTAVYPAGLPSAGARAKIWPSVRRIDNAFGDRNLVCSCPSVEAFAE
- a CDS encoding MerR family transcriptional regulator, producing MGDQPSDPRPEDQTALEDQVTVPVQGGLDEVAPGLFPNDTVPDELVGYRVPSACQIAGITYRQLDYWARTSLVVPSIRGAAGSGSQRLYSFKDILILKIVKRLLDTGISLQNIRVAVDHLRQRGVEDLSKITLFSDGTTVYECTSAEEVVDLLQGGQGVFGIAVSGAMRELTGTIVDFPGERADGGVSETAPEDELAARRKNRTRRTG
- a CDS encoding bifunctional nuclease family protein, coding for MGEMRIVGIRVDAPQNQPVLLLREAEGPRYLAIWIGQSEAASIALQQRGIEPPRPLTHDLIVNLCAAFDQELSQVRIVDMQEGTFFAEMVFDSGVVVSARPSDAIAVAMRVGAAIVASEEVLADAGLDMPEEDGAGGDEAPTEEELEAFREFLDHVSPEDFLGPENPGTS
- the ftsR gene encoding transcriptional regulator FtsR, whose product is MTGNAARADDARPHSGDRSMSIGAVLAILREDFPDVTISKIRFLEAEGLVTPDRAPSGYRRFSDADCERLRFVLTAQRDRYLPLKVIKEQLDAIDASGVQAPSTRLLSSARTAVAPATDFSERGGRVSREALIERTGVDSAFISELMRNSLLSAGPGGFFDEDAVRLVEAAAALANFGLETRHLRAFKVSADREAGLVAQIASPIAKGKGTGARDRAEELIREMAALSVTLHTQLVKAAVRGVLD
- the garA gene encoding glycogen accumulation regulator GarA, which codes for MVSGNDDGFEAPVETTSVFREEFIKEIDAPATSPEPADTGVERLLPGTALLVVKRGPNAGSRFLLDQPTTAAGRHPDSDIFLDDVTVSRRHAEFRLSGNDFKVVDVGSLNGTYVNREPVDDATLSSGDEVQIGKFRLVFLSGPRAGD
- the gcvH gene encoding glycine cleavage system protein GcvH, yielding MTATQVPEELRYTAEHEWIRKVGPSTVRIGVTDFAQNALNEVVFVQLPEVDSEVVEGESFAEIESHKSVSDIYGPLAGTVSAVNDAVEAAPELVNSDPYGDGWLLEITVADEADLDALLSALLDADGYREVIAD